In a single window of the Euleptes europaea isolate rEulEur1 chromosome 4, rEulEur1.hap1, whole genome shotgun sequence genome:
- the GPX8 gene encoding probable glutathione peroxidase 8, whose translation MELPLPLTAYSFKNSMLKTRVLIVFLSMVLFTTMLGLLQLKFLRAKVKDFYSFEAKDMKGRTISLEKYRGKASLVVNVASHCQHTDKNYIMLQELHREFGPSHFTVLAFPCNQFGESEPGTNQEISAFAKTNYGVTFPIFSKIKILGSEALPAFKFLIESSKKEPRWNFWKYLVSPEGKVVKFWRPEEPIESIKPDIAALIRQIIVKKREDL comes from the exons ATGGAGCTGCCGCTGCCTCTTACGGCGTATTCTTTCAAAAACTCCATGCTTAAAACCCgggttttaattgttttcctctccatggTTTTGTTCACTACCATGCTGGGCCTCCTGCAACTGAAGTTCTTAAGAGCCAAAGTCAAAGACTTTTATTCTTTTGAAGCAAAAGATATGAAGGGGAGAACCATTTCCTTGGAGAAGTACAGAGGCAAA GCATCTCTGGTTGTAAACGTGGCTAGCCACTGCCAGCACACAGACAAAAATTACATCATGCTGCAGGAACTGCACAGAGAATTTGGGCCCTCTCACTTCACGGTGCTAGCCTTCCCCTGCAACCAGTTCGGGGAGTCAGAGCCGGGCACAAACCAAGAAATCAGCGCATTTGCAAAAACAAATTATGGAGTCACTTTCCCCATTTTCAGCAAAATAAAGATTCTGGGATCGGAAGCATTGCCAGCATTTAAATTTCTCATAG AGTCCTCCAAGAAAGAGCCTAGGTGGAATTTCTGGAAGTATCTCGTCAGCCCTGAAGGTAAAGTTGTGAAATTCTGGAGACCTGAAGAGCCCATAGAAAGCATCAAGCCAGATATAGCTGCTCTGATTAGACAGATCATCGTGAAGAAGAGAGAAGACCTGTGA